In Flagellatimonas centrodinii, a single window of DNA contains:
- a CDS encoding carbonic anhydrase, with product MNDLQPLIDNNARWADATVARDPEFFKRLQRQQAPEYLWIGCSDSRVPANEIVGMAPGELFVHRNVANVVPHSDVNCQSVIQFAVDALKIKHIMVVGHYGCAGVQMALEGRRSQGVADYWLGHIRDVASRYKPLLEAEPDARHRASLLVELNVLEQAINVSHSAVVQDAWARGQQLSVHGWVYSLGDGRVRQLGLSAEGPEAVKGLREMALERILEARSRHRATAQTARSGA from the coding sequence ATGAACGACCTACAACCGCTGATCGACAACAATGCCCGCTGGGCCGACGCCACCGTTGCCCGCGACCCCGAGTTCTTCAAGCGGCTGCAGCGACAGCAGGCACCGGAGTACTTGTGGATCGGCTGCTCAGATTCACGGGTCCCTGCCAACGAGATTGTCGGCATGGCACCGGGCGAGCTGTTCGTGCATCGCAATGTCGCCAACGTGGTGCCGCATTCGGATGTCAACTGCCAGTCAGTGATCCAGTTCGCGGTCGACGCACTCAAGATCAAGCACATCATGGTGGTCGGCCATTACGGCTGTGCCGGCGTGCAGATGGCGCTGGAAGGTCGGCGCAGCCAGGGGGTCGCCGATTACTGGCTGGGGCACATCCGTGATGTCGCCTCACGTTACAAGCCGTTGCTGGAAGCCGAGCCCGATGCTCGGCATCGCGCGTCGCTGTTGGTGGAACTCAATGTGCTGGAGCAGGCCATCAACGTCAGCCATTCGGCGGTGGTGCAGGATGCCTGGGCGCGTGGCCAGCAGCTGTCGGTGCACGGCTGGGTCTACAGCCTCGGGGACGGTCGGGTACGCCAGTTGGGGCTGTCGGCCGAAGGTCCCGAGGCGGTCAAAGGGCTGCGCGAGATGGCCCTGGAACGGATTCTCGAGGCCCGCTCACGGCATCGGGCGACCGCGCAGACAGCACGGTCTGGCGCGTGA
- a CDS encoding electron transfer flavoprotein-ubiquinone oxidoreductase: protein MERDVMEYDVVVVGAGPAGLAAAIRLKQKAAEAGQELGVCLVEKGSEVGAHILSGAVFEPRALNELFPDWKDKGAPLKAAVTGDEMHLLRSPTSAIKMPNWMVPKTMHNHGNYVISLGALCRWLGEQAEALGVEIYPGFAAQETLIDENGVVRGIQVGDMGITRDGEQKGDFAPGIELRAKYTLFAEGCRGHLGKRLIKQYKLDDEADPQHYGIGIKEVWEIPADKHQEGLVVHGAGWPLDDNNPGGWFLYHADKQQVYVGLIVDLSYENPWLSPFDEFQRLKHHPVLAKHLEGGKRLSYGARAISKGGFNSLPKMVFPGGALIGCDLGTMNFSKIKGSHTALKSGMLAGEAYADALLKGAEGGDALQAYPEAFKSSWLWDELYRSRNFGPAIHKFGAVLGGAINFIDQNIFNGKAPWTLHDRTPDYATLAPASDAPRIDYPKPDGKLSFDKLSSVFLSSTNHEEDQPVHLQLTDPSIPIANNLPMYAEPAQRYCPAGVYEVVGEGSEQRFQINAQNCVHCKTCDIKDPAQNITWVAPEGGGGPNYAGM, encoded by the coding sequence ATCGAACGTGACGTGATGGAATACGACGTGGTCGTCGTTGGCGCCGGCCCGGCCGGCCTGGCGGCGGCGATTCGTCTCAAGCAGAAGGCTGCAGAAGCCGGTCAGGAACTGGGTGTCTGTCTCGTCGAAAAGGGTTCGGAAGTGGGGGCCCACATCCTTTCCGGCGCCGTTTTCGAGCCTCGCGCGCTGAATGAACTGTTCCCCGACTGGAAGGACAAGGGCGCGCCGCTCAAGGCCGCGGTCACCGGTGATGAGATGCATCTGCTGCGCTCGCCCACCAGTGCCATCAAGATGCCCAACTGGATGGTCCCCAAGACCATGCACAACCACGGCAACTACGTCATTTCGCTGGGCGCGTTGTGTCGCTGGCTCGGTGAGCAGGCCGAAGCCCTGGGCGTCGAGATTTACCCCGGGTTTGCCGCGCAGGAAACGCTGATTGACGAAAACGGCGTGGTGCGCGGCATTCAGGTTGGCGATATGGGCATCACCCGTGATGGCGAACAGAAGGGTGATTTCGCGCCCGGCATCGAGTTGCGCGCTAAGTACACCCTGTTTGCTGAAGGCTGCCGCGGTCATCTCGGCAAGCGGCTGATTAAACAGTACAAGCTCGATGACGAGGCTGATCCGCAGCATTACGGCATTGGCATCAAGGAAGTCTGGGAGATCCCGGCCGACAAGCATCAGGAAGGCCTGGTGGTACACGGCGCCGGCTGGCCGCTGGACGACAACAACCCGGGCGGCTGGTTTCTCTACCATGCCGACAAGCAGCAGGTGTATGTCGGGTTGATTGTCGATCTTTCCTACGAGAACCCCTGGTTGTCGCCGTTCGACGAATTCCAGCGGCTCAAGCACCACCCGGTGCTGGCCAAGCATCTGGAGGGCGGCAAGCGCCTCAGCTACGGGGCCCGCGCCATCAGCAAGGGCGGTTTCAATTCACTGCCGAAGATGGTGTTTCCGGGCGGCGCTCTGATTGGCTGCGACCTGGGCACCATGAATTTCTCCAAGATCAAAGGCAGCCACACCGCGTTGAAGAGCGGCATGCTCGCCGGCGAAGCCTATGCCGATGCGCTGCTCAAGGGCGCCGAAGGCGGGGATGCATTGCAGGCCTATCCCGAGGCGTTCAAGTCCAGCTGGCTGTGGGACGAGCTGTATCGCAGCCGCAACTTCGGTCCGGCAATTCACAAGTTTGGTGCGGTGCTTGGTGGTGCCATCAATTTCATCGACCAGAACATCTTCAACGGTAAGGCGCCGTGGACCCTCCACGACCGCACGCCGGACTACGCCACCCTGGCCCCGGCCAGTGACGCCCCGCGGATCGACTATCCGAAGCCGGACGGAAAGCTCAGCTTTGACAAGTTGTCCTCGGTGTTTCTGTCGTCGACCAACCATGAGGAAGATCAGCCGGTTCACCTGCAGCTGACCGACCCCAGCATTCCCATCGCCAACAACCTGCCGATGTATGCCGAGCCGGCGCAGCGTTACTGCCCGGCCGGTGTCTACGAGGTCGTGGGCGAGGGCAGCGAGCAGCGCTTCCAGATCAACGCGCAGAACTGCGTGCACTGCAAGACCTGCGACATCAAGGACCCTGCCCAGAACATCACCTGGGTGGCGCCGGAAGGCGGCGGTGGTCCCAACTATGCCGGCATGTAA
- a CDS encoding electron transfer flavoprotein subunit beta/FixA family protein yields MKALVSVKRAVDYNVRIQVKPDGSGVVTDGVKHSMNPFDEIAMEEAVRLKEKGVVSEIIAVTIGGQKNEETLRTALAFGATRAIHVKEDGDIQPLTAARALAAVFKKEEAQVLFCGKQAIDDDANQTGQMTAALLDAPQATFASKVEIADGKATVTREVDAGLETLEVDLPAVITTDLRLNEPRYLKLPDIMKAKRVQIEATSFADLGVEAAAAVTVTKTAPPPTRSKGVMVKTVDELATMLKEKGLV; encoded by the coding sequence ATGAAAGCACTCGTTAGCGTCAAGCGCGCCGTGGACTACAACGTCCGCATCCAGGTCAAGCCCGATGGTTCGGGCGTGGTCACCGATGGCGTCAAGCATTCAATGAACCCGTTCGATGAAATCGCCATGGAAGAGGCGGTACGCTTGAAGGAAAAGGGCGTGGTCAGCGAAATCATTGCCGTGACCATCGGCGGGCAGAAGAACGAAGAAACCTTGCGCACTGCGCTGGCGTTTGGCGCTACCCGCGCCATCCACGTCAAGGAAGACGGTGACATCCAGCCGTTGACCGCCGCGCGTGCCCTGGCTGCCGTGTTCAAGAAGGAAGAAGCGCAGGTGCTGTTCTGCGGCAAGCAGGCCATCGATGACGATGCCAACCAGACCGGGCAGATGACTGCCGCGCTGCTCGACGCACCGCAAGCAACGTTTGCCTCCAAGGTGGAAATCGCCGACGGCAAGGCCACTGTGACCCGCGAAGTGGATGCCGGCCTCGAAACGCTCGAAGTGGACCTGCCGGCAGTGATCACCACTGACCTGCGTCTCAACGAGCCGCGCTACCTCAAGCTGCCGGACATCATGAAGGCCAAGCGCGTGCAGATCGAAGCGACCAGCTTCGCCGACCTTGGCGTTGAAGCCGCCGCTGCCGTCACCGTCACCAAGACCGCGCCACCGCCGACCCGCTCGAAGGGCGTCATGGTCAAGACCGTCGACGAACTCGCCACCATGCTCAAAGAAAAGGGCCTGGTCTAA
- a CDS encoding electron transfer flavoprotein subunit alpha/FixB family protein, with protein MSKILVVADHADGKLNAGVAKTMSAAQQIGGEVDVLVLSTDGKAVAEQAAKLAGVSKVLVADNAANGNPVAALLAPQIVEVAKGGYSHVLVSGNTYGKDLAPRVAALLGVPQISDVMAVHSATSFDRPIYAGNAITTVEAPAGTLVATVRLASFNAVAADGNAAVEAVSINATLPSHTRFKGLAAQKSERPDLQSAGRVVSGGRALGSSENFKVIFDFADKIGAGVGASRAAVDSGYVPNDMQVGQTGKIIAPELYIACGISGAIQHLAGIKDAKTIVAINKDEEAPIFEVADIGLVGDLFTVLPELQSKL; from the coding sequence ATGAGCAAGATTCTGGTAGTGGCCGACCATGCAGACGGCAAGCTCAACGCCGGTGTGGCGAAGACGATGTCCGCTGCCCAGCAGATCGGCGGTGAAGTCGACGTGCTGGTGTTGTCGACCGATGGCAAGGCCGTGGCCGAGCAGGCTGCCAAGCTGGCGGGCGTGAGCAAGGTGCTGGTGGCCGACAATGCGGCCAACGGCAACCCGGTGGCCGCCCTCCTGGCGCCGCAGATCGTGGAAGTGGCGAAGGGCGGTTACAGCCATGTGCTGGTGTCCGGCAACACCTACGGCAAGGACCTCGCCCCGCGCGTCGCCGCGCTGCTGGGCGTGCCGCAGATTTCCGACGTCATGGCGGTGCACAGTGCCACCAGCTTTGACCGGCCGATCTACGCCGGCAACGCCATCACCACCGTCGAAGCGCCGGCCGGCACTCTCGTCGCGACCGTGCGGCTGGCCTCGTTCAACGCGGTTGCCGCCGATGGCAACGCTGCCGTCGAAGCCGTGAGCATCAATGCCACGTTGCCCAGCCACACTCGCTTCAAGGGCCTGGCAGCGCAGAAGTCCGAGCGCCCCGACCTGCAGAGTGCCGGCCGCGTGGTGTCCGGTGGTCGTGCCCTGGGATCGTCGGAGAACTTCAAGGTGATCTTCGACTTCGCCGACAAGATCGGCGCTGGTGTCGGTGCCTCGCGTGCCGCGGTCGACTCCGGCTACGTGCCCAACGACATGCAGGTGGGGCAGACCGGCAAGATCATCGCGCCCGAGCTGTACATCGCCTGCGGCATCTCCGGCGCCATTCAGCATCTTGCCGGCATCAAGGATGCCAAGACCATCGTCGCCATCAACAAGGATGAGGAAGCCCCCATCTTCGAGGTGGCCGACATCGGCCTGGTGGGCGACCTGTTCACGGTGTTGCCGGAGCTGCAGAGCAAGCTGTAA
- a CDS encoding SDR family oxidoreductase — translation MAYQSVFAPGLFDGRVIVITGGGSGIGRCVAHELAALGATVLITGRKVEKLEATVAEIVEDGGKAAHYSFDIRDEDAVKAAVKQMLADHGAIHGLVNNAGGQYPMPLEMIGKKGWEAVVANNLTGGFLMARECYTQHFKKNGGAIVNMLADMWGGMPGMGHSGAARAGMLNFTETAAIEWGVAGVRVNAVAPGYVASSGMDHYDPSFAKEVIPKLSGIAPLKRMAEEAEVSAAIVFLLSPGAAFITGTCVKIDGGSGLNPKAFPLQDHDRSKPYTGFHRAFKPKAVK, via the coding sequence ATGGCTTACCAGAGCGTATTTGCCCCCGGCCTGTTCGACGGCCGGGTCATCGTCATCACCGGTGGGGGGTCCGGCATCGGTCGCTGTGTCGCCCACGAGCTGGCCGCCCTCGGCGCCACCGTGCTCATCACCGGTCGCAAGGTGGAGAAGCTGGAGGCGACGGTCGCCGAGATTGTCGAGGATGGCGGCAAGGCCGCGCACTACAGCTTCGATATCCGCGACGAGGACGCGGTGAAAGCGGCGGTGAAGCAGATGCTCGCCGACCACGGCGCCATTCACGGCCTGGTCAACAACGCCGGCGGCCAGTACCCGATGCCACTGGAAATGATCGGCAAGAAGGGCTGGGAAGCGGTGGTGGCCAACAACCTCACTGGCGGCTTCCTGATGGCGCGCGAGTGCTACACCCAGCACTTCAAGAAGAACGGCGGTGCCATCGTCAACATGCTGGCCGACATGTGGGGCGGCATGCCAGGCATGGGGCACTCCGGTGCGGCCCGCGCCGGCATGCTCAATTTCACCGAGACCGCCGCCATCGAATGGGGCGTGGCCGGGGTACGTGTCAACGCCGTGGCGCCGGGCTACGTCGCCAGCTCCGGCATGGACCACTACGATCCCAGCTTCGCCAAGGAGGTCATCCCCAAGCTCAGCGGCATCGCCCCGCTCAAGCGCATGGCGGAAGAAGCTGAAGTGAGCGCCGCCATCGTCTTTCTGCTGTCACCGGGGGCCGCCTTCATCACCGGAACCTGTGTCAAGATCGACGGCGGGTCCGGCCTCAACCCCAAGGCTTTCCCCCTGCAGGACCATGATCGCTCGAAGCCCTACACCGGCTTCCACCGCGCGTTCAAGCCAAAAGCTGTCAAATAA
- a CDS encoding glutaredoxin family protein, which produces MTLKSADLYRMVMPKHQCPHGLKALHLLRQAGYGVNDHHLTSREQTEAFKAEHGVTTTPQVFIDGRRIGGTDDLRRLLGKPVRRPDAPSYRPIIALFSLTALMALAASTSAFGAPFTVQTAEWFVAFSMVVLALLKLQNVETFSSMFLNYDLLAKRWVPYSYLYPVAEGGAGVLMVAGALNWLSVPVALFIGCVGAISVVKAVYVDRRELKCACVGGNSNVPLGFVSLTENLMMIAMALWMALDH; this is translated from the coding sequence ATGACCCTCAAATCCGCCGACCTGTACCGAATGGTGATGCCGAAACACCAGTGCCCACATGGCCTAAAGGCGCTTCATCTGTTGCGGCAGGCGGGCTATGGGGTGAATGACCATCACTTGACCTCACGCGAGCAGACCGAAGCCTTCAAGGCCGAACATGGGGTGACGACCACGCCGCAGGTGTTCATCGACGGCCGACGCATCGGCGGCACCGACGACCTGCGCCGCCTGCTGGGGAAGCCGGTGCGCCGGCCCGATGCGCCCAGCTATCGCCCGATCATCGCCCTGTTCAGCCTCACCGCGTTGATGGCTCTGGCCGCCAGCACTTCGGCTTTCGGCGCCCCGTTCACGGTGCAGACGGCAGAGTGGTTCGTTGCTTTTTCCATGGTGGTGCTGGCCCTGCTCAAGTTGCAGAACGTGGAAACCTTTTCTTCCATGTTTCTCAACTATGACCTGCTGGCGAAGCGCTGGGTGCCCTACAGCTATCTCTATCCGGTGGCCGAGGGCGGCGCCGGCGTATTGATGGTGGCGGGCGCACTTAACTGGCTTTCAGTCCCGGTTGCATTGTTCATCGGCTGCGTCGGTGCGATCTCGGTGGTCAAGGCGGTCTATGTGGACCGGCGGGAACTCAAGTGCGCCTGTGTCGGCGGCAACAGCAACGTGCCACTGGGATTCGTCTCGCTCACCGAGAACCTGATGATGATCGCGATGGCCCTGTGGATGGCGCTAGACCATTAG
- a CDS encoding MerR family transcriptional regulator codes for MVRSQVRNGYTIGGLAAAATVGVETIRFYQRKMLLPIPPKGAGSRRYGETDLRRLRFIRHAQRAGFSLDEIRTLLALDASQDRRRVRDMADVRIAALDARIEALQAARNALQRLALQCAAGDRGSCPILDAFDHPSDRN; via the coding sequence ATGGTACGGAGTCAAGTCCGCAACGGGTACACCATCGGCGGGTTGGCCGCGGCGGCTACCGTGGGCGTGGAAACCATCCGCTTCTATCAGCGCAAGATGTTGCTGCCGATTCCGCCGAAGGGGGCCGGCTCCCGCCGTTATGGCGAGACCGACCTGCGCCGCTTGCGCTTCATCAGACATGCGCAGCGCGCAGGGTTCAGTCTGGACGAGATCAGGACGCTGCTGGCGCTGGATGCCAGCCAGGACCGACGCCGGGTCCGCGACATGGCCGATGTCCGAATCGCCGCATTGGATGCGCGGATCGAGGCCCTGCAGGCGGCGCGAAATGCGCTGCAGCGGCTCGCGTTGCAATGCGCCGCGGGCGATCGTGGCTCTTGTCCCATTCTCGACGCCTTCGATCATCCGTCCGATCGCAACTGA
- a CDS encoding GNAT family N-acetyltransferase — protein MTIEPIDHRDPEVAGSIHPILASGNVQEQALLPGDPAPPTFPTVQSVAEGAQYFLGAIVDGALIGVICIGPDNEPGQLSIVALAVAAAHQRQGVAAALVGESVQRGGGAVFSVICGAGNHPALALYQGLGFVIYRRGRLGEAGPEMVKLRREVAPR, from the coding sequence ATGACCATCGAGCCGATTGATCATCGCGACCCCGAAGTCGCCGGGTCGATTCATCCGATACTGGCCAGCGGTAACGTCCAGGAACAGGCGCTGTTACCGGGCGATCCGGCGCCGCCGACATTTCCCACGGTGCAATCGGTTGCCGAGGGCGCCCAGTACTTTCTCGGCGCCATAGTCGATGGGGCACTGATCGGGGTGATCTGCATCGGCCCTGATAACGAGCCGGGCCAACTGAGTATCGTGGCCCTGGCCGTGGCGGCGGCCCATCAACGCCAGGGGGTCGCCGCGGCCCTGGTCGGCGAATCGGTGCAGCGCGGTGGCGGCGCCGTGTTTTCGGTCATCTGCGGCGCCGGCAACCATCCGGCATTGGCGTTGTATCAGGGCCTTGGCTTCGTCATTTATCGTCGCGGCAGACTCGGTGAGGCCGGTCCGGAGATGGTCAAGCTGCGCCGCGAGGTTGCGCCCCGATGA
- a CDS encoding haloalkane dehalogenase — protein sequence MTIASVRTPDAAFANLPDFPYTPQYLDDLPGYPGLRGHYVDEGPRTAEHTFLCLHGEPTWSYLYRKMIPVFLDAGARVVAPDLLGFGRSDKPVDDATYTFDFHRDYLRAFIERLDLRNITLVCQDWGGLLGLTLPHEYPDRFSRLIVMNTTLAVGKAPGPGFVDWRAYVASRPDLDVAALMKRSTPVLSDAEADAYGAPFPDITFKAGVRRFPELVMTDPAMPGVAISRTARDFFRHDWQGACFMALGAADPVLGRPVMEKLHADIRGAGPMMVIDEAGHFVQEWGAPIAEAALRYFDAVQQAGPDGVAQ from the coding sequence ATGACCATCGCCAGTGTCCGCACGCCGGACGCCGCATTCGCGAACCTGCCGGACTTTCCCTACACGCCGCAGTATCTCGATGACCTGCCGGGCTATCCGGGCTTGCGTGGGCATTATGTGGATGAAGGTCCGCGCACCGCGGAGCACACCTTTTTATGTCTGCACGGCGAGCCCACCTGGAGTTATCTGTACCGGAAGATGATCCCGGTGTTTCTGGATGCGGGCGCGCGCGTGGTGGCGCCGGACCTCCTCGGCTTCGGTCGTTCCGACAAGCCGGTAGATGATGCGACCTACACCTTCGACTTCCATCGCGACTACCTCAGGGCCTTCATCGAGCGTCTTGACCTGCGCAACATCACCCTGGTCTGCCAGGACTGGGGCGGCTTGCTCGGCCTGACGCTGCCGCATGAATATCCCGACCGCTTTTCCCGCCTGATCGTGATGAACACTACCCTGGCCGTTGGCAAGGCCCCGGGTCCCGGGTTTGTAGACTGGCGGGCCTATGTCGCCAGCCGACCGGATCTCGATGTGGCCGCGCTGATGAAGCGATCGACGCCGGTCCTCTCGGATGCCGAAGCGGACGCGTATGGCGCGCCGTTCCCCGATATCACCTTCAAGGCTGGCGTGCGTCGTTTCCCGGAACTGGTGATGACCGATCCGGCGATGCCAGGTGTGGCGATCTCGAGGACGGCGCGCGACTTCTTCCGCCATGACTGGCAGGGCGCCTGCTTCATGGCCTTGGGGGCTGCCGATCCCGTGCTGGGGCGGCCGGTGATGGAGAAGCTGCATGCGGATATCCGCGGCGCCGGTCCGATGATGGTGATCGACGAGGCTGGGCATTTCGTTCAGGAATGGGGGGCGCCGATCGCCGAGGCGGCACTGCGATACTTCGATGCCGTGCAGCAGGCCGGCCCAGATGGGGTTGCCCAATGA
- a CDS encoding DUF6010 family protein, which yields MTLSIILLVYFSLGLMAAMGSLVLTRKFLPPRLEAPVYGVLLIPIAGLYLVFTRHFGLDGAWPLEMSAVIGFSLLGLLGMRFPLMLVVGYGLHGGWDFAHELHAHLGIDAFGGRPVTLVPLAYGAVCAGYDGYVAVYFWLRSRQPADVAGTAT from the coding sequence ATGACGCTTTCGATCATTCTGCTGGTGTACTTCAGCCTTGGCCTGATGGCCGCCATGGGCTCACTCGTCCTCACCCGGAAGTTCCTGCCGCCGCGTCTGGAAGCGCCGGTGTACGGGGTGCTGCTGATACCGATTGCCGGGCTGTACTTGGTCTTCACGCGCCACTTCGGTCTTGACGGTGCCTGGCCATTGGAGATGTCGGCTGTCATCGGGTTCTCGCTGCTGGGCCTGTTGGGTATGCGCTTTCCACTGATGCTGGTGGTCGGCTACGGCCTGCATGGGGGATGGGACTTCGCGCACGAGCTGCATGCCCATCTCGGCATTGATGCCTTCGGTGGCCGCCCGGTGACCCTCGTGCCGCTGGCCTACGGCGCAGTCTGTGCCGGGTACGACGGCTACGTAGCGGTGTACTTCTGGCTTCGGTCGCGTCAGCCTGCCGACGTGGCGGGAACGGCGACGTGA
- a CDS encoding GFA family protein, whose amino-acid sequence MQAADEFNAGCGCDGTRFRVEGTPLMRLFCHCTLCQAFNKAPYADITVFRGRDVTMPSPGTVHYQTLRPPPAVQRGTCSECGKPAVEFMHLGPLPKFVFVPTANLRDPMQVPKPSLHMFYNRRVADINDDLPKVSGYLKSQLVSIRMLIGALMRRR is encoded by the coding sequence ATGCAAGCTGCTGACGAATTCAATGCCGGCTGTGGTTGTGATGGCACCCGATTCCGTGTCGAAGGCACGCCCTTGATGCGGCTTTTCTGTCATTGCACCCTGTGCCAGGCCTTCAACAAGGCGCCGTATGCCGACATCACCGTCTTTCGCGGGCGGGACGTGACGATGCCCTCGCCAGGGACCGTGCACTACCAGACCTTGCGGCCACCACCGGCGGTGCAGCGCGGGACGTGCAGCGAGTGTGGAAAGCCGGCGGTGGAGTTCATGCACCTGGGGCCGCTACCGAAATTTGTGTTCGTGCCGACCGCCAATCTACGCGACCCGATGCAGGTGCCGAAGCCCAGCCTGCATATGTTCTACAACAGGCGGGTGGCCGATATCAACGACGATCTGCCCAAGGTCAGTGGTTACCTGAAAAGCCAATTGGTTTCGATAAGAATGTTGATCGGCGCCCTGATGCGCCGTCGCTGA
- a CDS encoding Spx/MgsR family RNA polymerase-binding regulatory protein — translation MITLYGIKNCDTVKRARQALTDAGIDFRFHDFKIDGLPVALAHRWVAQLGVDTVVNRQGTTWRKLDEATRNQLTADTAPALLNREPALVKRPVIDAGGQLSVGFARKDEAAILARLST, via the coding sequence ATGATCACCCTGTACGGCATCAAGAACTGCGACACTGTCAAACGCGCTCGCCAAGCATTGACCGATGCCGGCATCGACTTCCGATTTCACGATTTCAAAATCGATGGCCTGCCGGTCGCGCTGGCGCACCGCTGGGTCGCGCAGCTGGGCGTCGATACCGTGGTCAATCGCCAAGGCACTACCTGGCGCAAGCTTGATGAGGCCACCCGCAACCAGCTGACCGCCGACACCGCACCCGCCCTGCTGAACCGAGAACCCGCGCTGGTGAAGCGACCGGTGATCGATGCTGGAGGACAGCTCAGCGTTGGTTTCGCGCGCAAGGACGAAGCGGCGATTCTCGCCAGGCTCAGCACCTAG
- a CDS encoding DMT family transporter, with protein MSPTPLHDPRTDTGGGLLFVVLWSSGYIAVDFALTGGGAFTLAVLRFFGAGLIIGLWLALRPAAPAHRRALLHAAIAGVLLQGGFFGFTYAGMQTGVPAAAAGLIAGLMPLVTALGAALLLGERLTRWTLPGLALGLAGVLLVIGPQLTAPGSLLGYTLMACALLSLSGGTLYQKRHNTAMDARLSLLMQLLASGAVLLPIALWVEDLRYTPGVAAVGGLLWIILVNACAGLLLYLWLLRRGAAARVAGVFYLVPPVTAVMAALVLGNDFGWRETAGFGLAAAGVWVGLRH; from the coding sequence ATGTCGCCTACCCCGCTCCATGATCCGCGCACCGATACCGGTGGCGGGCTGTTGTTCGTCGTGCTGTGGAGCAGCGGGTACATCGCCGTCGACTTTGCGCTGACGGGGGGCGGTGCCTTCACCCTCGCGGTGCTGCGATTCTTTGGCGCGGGACTGATCATCGGCCTGTGGCTGGCCCTGCGGCCCGCCGCACCCGCTCACCGGCGGGCACTGCTGCATGCGGCGATTGCCGGCGTGCTGCTGCAGGGCGGCTTCTTCGGCTTCACGTATGCGGGCATGCAAACCGGAGTGCCAGCCGCCGCGGCCGGGCTGATCGCCGGGCTGATGCCCCTGGTCACCGCACTCGGTGCCGCCCTGCTGCTGGGCGAGCGGCTCACCCGCTGGACCCTGCCCGGCCTGGCGCTGGGTCTGGCCGGTGTGTTGCTGGTGATCGGCCCGCAACTGACGGCGCCGGGGAGCCTGCTCGGCTACACCCTGATGGCTTGCGCGTTGTTGTCACTCAGCGGCGGTACGCTCTACCAGAAGCGGCACAACACTGCGATGGACGCCCGTCTGTCACTGCTGATGCAATTGCTGGCGTCGGGCGCGGTGCTGCTGCCGATTGCGCTGTGGGTCGAAGATCTACGCTACACGCCCGGCGTGGCCGCCGTGGGTGGCCTGTTGTGGATCATCCTGGTGAACGCCTGCGCCGGACTGCTGCTGTACCTGTGGCTGTTACGCCGCGGTGCCGCGGCACGGGTAGCCGGCGTGTTCTATCTGGTGCCGCCGGTCACCGCCGTGATGGCCGCGTTGGTGCTGGGAAATGATTTCGGCTGGCGCGAAACGGCCGGGTTCGGGTTGGCCGCCGCCGGGGTCTGGGTCGGCCTGCGACACTGA